A window from Sphingobacterium hotanense encodes these proteins:
- a CDS encoding FGGY-family carbohydrate kinase — MDKYFFGVDVGTQGARIILVDQQGKLIASDARKFNLDDRFREEQSPDLWWQDCQEMMADLISALPGHINKSDILALSVTSTSGTVIPLDKDLKPLHDAIMYSDPRSVEQGKRCKEIASKYVKDGYTGFNASSGISKMLWFIETYPEKAEQISLWVHASDYIVGKFSGNYHTTDYTNVLKSAYDLEKLEWPAFVTQEIGLKPSWLQEVVPSGTVVGKLDADLAATWGIPRIDVVVGMTDGCATQMASGAVRPGTWNTTIGTTLVIKGVTKTNVVDPLGRLYSHRHPEGYWMPGGASNTGADWISLDFAENLQELNDEAEKLIPTGLLAWPLKQEGERYPIMAPQARAFFPENASRAALFTSGLEGVAFIERLAYEIIEDLSGEKVEAVYSAGGGSNSDVWLKIRASVMNVPIFKCKEASGAFGAAIMAASNTYYTSLIEAASAMTQIEKVVQPDTTLQAAYEEQYQAFKQKLSDLNYL, encoded by the coding sequence ATGGACAAATATTTCTTCGGAGTAGACGTCGGAACGCAGGGAGCAAGAATTATATTGGTAGATCAACAGGGAAAGCTGATTGCTTCTGATGCGCGCAAGTTCAATTTAGACGACAGATTCAGAGAGGAGCAATCTCCAGATCTATGGTGGCAAGATTGCCAGGAAATGATGGCTGATCTGATCAGTGCATTACCTGGGCATATTAATAAATCCGATATCCTTGCGCTGTCTGTTACTTCGACTTCAGGGACAGTAATACCACTAGATAAGGACTTAAAGCCATTGCATGATGCAATCATGTACAGCGATCCGCGTTCAGTAGAGCAGGGTAAGCGATGCAAGGAAATCGCCAGCAAATATGTGAAGGATGGCTATACCGGTTTTAATGCTTCATCGGGTATCTCTAAGATGCTTTGGTTTATTGAAACATATCCTGAGAAGGCTGAGCAAATAAGCCTTTGGGTCCATGCCTCTGATTATATAGTTGGCAAGTTTAGCGGCAATTACCATACGACCGATTATACCAATGTATTAAAATCAGCCTATGACCTTGAAAAGTTGGAATGGCCCGCATTTGTTACCCAAGAGATCGGCTTAAAGCCGAGCTGGCTTCAGGAAGTAGTCCCTTCAGGAACCGTCGTTGGTAAACTGGATGCTGACTTAGCAGCTACTTGGGGAATTCCGCGGATTGATGTTGTGGTTGGGATGACGGATGGATGTGCTACACAAATGGCATCCGGCGCTGTAAGGCCAGGGACATGGAATACGACCATAGGAACCACATTGGTAATCAAGGGCGTAACGAAGACTAACGTGGTCGATCCGTTAGGAAGACTATATAGTCATCGTCACCCGGAAGGATATTGGATGCCAGGAGGGGCCAGCAATACCGGCGCTGATTGGATATCCTTGGATTTCGCAGAAAATCTGCAAGAATTAAACGACGAAGCTGAAAAACTAATCCCTACCGGACTTCTTGCCTGGCCTTTAAAACAAGAGGGGGAAAGATATCCTATTATGGCGCCTCAAGCAAGAGCTTTCTTCCCTGAAAACGCGAGCAGAGCAGCACTCTTTACCTCTGGATTAGAGGGGGTCGCTTTTATCGAGCGCCTAGCTTATGAGATTATCGAAGATCTCTCTGGAGAAAAGGTAGAGGCGGTTTATTCGGCCGGTGGAGGCAGTAACTCCGATGTATGGTTAAAGATTAGAGCCTCGGTGATGAATGTGCCGATATTCAAGTGCAAAGAAGCAAGCGGTGCATTCGGGGCAGCTATCATGGCAGCATCGAATACCTATTACACTTCCTTAATCGAAGCGGCTTCTGCCATGACTCAAATTGAGAAAGTAGTACAGCCCGATACAACTTTGCAAGCAGCTTATGAAGAGCAGTATCAAGCATTTAAACAGAAACTTAGCGATTTAAATTATTTATAG
- a CDS encoding FAD-dependent oxidoreductase yields MGEVKTILEPARETPVRMDVDVLVVGGGPAGIIAAQAAASDGLKVALIDNRSFVGGNMTIGLPILGFLGQKGNQIIKGLPQKFIDRLKEVDAASEHRPCPLHMSLTLVEPEAVKNVGLKVLEEAGVKVLLYVFSAGVVMEGDELKGVIIESKSGREVILAKTVIDCTGDADVAYKAGVECEQGNEVGGAQPPTLMFCMANVDTDKLRMSIAEEPRTYLTDFIPAEYFGQNHQFIVVGLRSVMEKARQAGYHLPVERTILITGLREGEVWVNMSRINGVDGTNPESLTFGEIEGRKQVEEIQRYLQEYVPGFENSHFTKMAPFLGIRETRRIVGNYVMTADDILGCRRFDDAVAVASYPLDIHHPEGGGCTLTWCGDSYDIPYRSLVPQKVKNLLVAGRSISTTHEAMSAIRVMAPCMAMGEAAGRAAKLAVRKGVSPSAVDVAELRAELINSGAYLGEETAANA; encoded by the coding sequence ATGGGAGAAGTAAAGACTATTCTTGAGCCCGCGAGAGAGACGCCGGTTCGTATGGATGTGGATGTATTGGTTGTTGGCGGCGGACCTGCAGGTATTATTGCAGCGCAAGCGGCAGCATCTGATGGTTTGAAGGTTGCATTGATCGATAACCGTAGTTTTGTGGGGGGTAATATGACGATTGGCTTGCCTATTCTTGGCTTCCTTGGTCAAAAAGGAAATCAGATTATTAAGGGTCTGCCACAGAAGTTTATCGACAGATTGAAAGAGGTTGATGCTGCTTCGGAGCACCGCCCATGTCCTTTACATATGAGTTTAACCTTAGTTGAACCAGAAGCTGTAAAGAATGTTGGTTTGAAGGTATTAGAGGAAGCTGGTGTTAAAGTATTGCTATATGTATTCTCTGCTGGAGTAGTGATGGAAGGTGATGAGCTTAAAGGTGTAATCATCGAGAGCAAATCAGGAAGAGAAGTAATATTGGCTAAAACCGTTATTGACTGTACCGGTGATGCGGATGTTGCTTATAAAGCAGGGGTAGAGTGCGAGCAAGGAAATGAAGTTGGAGGCGCACAGCCACCAACCTTGATGTTCTGTATGGCTAATGTGGATACCGACAAGTTGCGTATGTCTATTGCCGAAGAACCTAGAACCTACTTAACGGATTTCATTCCTGCAGAATACTTCGGACAGAATCACCAATTCATCGTCGTAGGTCTTCGCAGTGTGATGGAGAAAGCCCGTCAGGCAGGATACCACTTACCAGTTGAGCGTACGATCCTAATTACAGGTTTGCGCGAAGGCGAAGTATGGGTCAATATGTCGCGTATCAACGGTGTAGATGGTACAAATCCGGAAAGCTTAACCTTCGGTGAAATTGAGGGACGTAAGCAGGTGGAAGAGATCCAACGCTATTTGCAAGAATATGTTCCTGGATTTGAGAACTCGCATTTCACTAAAATGGCGCCTTTCTTAGGTATTCGTGAAACCCGCCGTATCGTAGGAAACTACGTGATGACAGCAGATGATATCTTAGGTTGCCGTAGATTTGATGATGCGGTAGCTGTAGCGAGTTACCCATTAGATATTCACCATCCAGAAGGTGGCGGATGTACATTGACATGGTGTGGGGATAGCTACGATATTCCATACAGATCATTGGTTCCGCAAAAAGTGAAGAACTTATTAGTTGCTGGTCGTTCGATTTCGACAACACATGAGGCAATGTCTGCAATTCGCGTAATGGCACCATGTATGGCCATGGGTGAGGCGGCAGGTCGCGCAGCGAAATTAGCTGTTCGTAAGGGTGTATCACCGTCGGCAGTAGATGTGGCAGAATTACGCGCAGAACTTATCAACTCAGGTGCTTACTTGGGCGAAGAAACTGCAGCTAACGCATAA
- a CDS encoding MFS transporter, which yields MAQDNLMNRLGIPSNLKWGYLGILIFMMGDGVEQGWLSPYLIEHGMSIEQSSLLFTVYGITIAISSWFSGVLAESYGPRKAMAMGLLLYIIGTIGFVGMGMAKLDYTSMLFFYAIRGFGYPLFAYSFMVWITYKAPQDILGRAVGWFWFVFTGGLNVLGAYYSSWALERWGYENTLWSSILWVLVGAFFALVLNRDKFETKASKGSKMQELSNGLTIVKKEPKVLIGGIVRVINTTAQFAFPVFLPMYMAEHGFDTKEWLQIWGTIFTSNIIFNLIFGFVGDRLGWQNTIMWFGGVGCAITTVLFYYSPVWFGGSYWAVMAAGIAWGALLAGYVPLSALVPSLVKEDKGAAMAILNLGAGLPVFVGPAIVGLLISTIGSAGVIWVLAGLYLVSAVLTKFITIPKGVESHN from the coding sequence ATGGCACAAGACAATTTAATGAACAGGCTAGGGATTCCTAGCAATTTAAAATGGGGGTACTTAGGTATTCTGATTTTTATGATGGGGGACGGCGTAGAGCAGGGATGGCTGAGCCCTTATCTGATTGAACATGGCATGTCCATCGAACAATCCTCTTTACTGTTTACCGTATATGGAATTACAATCGCAATATCTTCCTGGTTTTCGGGGGTATTAGCAGAAAGCTACGGACCTAGAAAAGCTATGGCGATGGGACTTCTTCTCTACATCATCGGAACCATCGGTTTTGTGGGTATGGGAATGGCGAAATTGGATTACACATCCATGTTGTTTTTCTATGCCATAAGAGGTTTTGGATATCCTTTATTCGCGTATTCCTTCATGGTTTGGATAACGTATAAAGCCCCGCAAGATATCCTAGGTAGAGCAGTGGGATGGTTTTGGTTTGTATTTACAGGAGGATTAAACGTACTGGGAGCCTATTATTCTAGCTGGGCACTGGAACGCTGGGGGTATGAAAATACCTTGTGGAGCTCAATTTTATGGGTATTGGTAGGGGCGTTCTTTGCATTGGTTTTAAACCGTGATAAGTTCGAAACGAAAGCCTCCAAAGGTTCCAAGATGCAAGAACTGAGCAACGGATTAACGATCGTTAAGAAAGAACCAAAGGTATTGATCGGCGGAATAGTGCGTGTCATCAACACGACGGCACAGTTCGCATTTCCAGTTTTCCTTCCGATGTATATGGCCGAACACGGCTTCGACACGAAAGAATGGTTGCAGATCTGGGGAACCATCTTTACCAGTAACATCATCTTCAATCTAATCTTCGGATTTGTGGGAGACCGTTTAGGATGGCAGAATACGATCATGTGGTTTGGTGGCGTTGGATGCGCAATCACGACCGTATTGTTTTATTATTCGCCAGTTTGGTTTGGCGGCAGTTATTGGGCAGTAATGGCCGCTGGTATAGCCTGGGGGGCATTGCTTGCGGGATATGTTCCATTATCAGCACTTGTTCCTTCGCTTGTCAAAGAAGATAAAGGAGCTGCAATGGCTATCCTCAACCTAGGAGCAGGACTACCGGTATTTGTCGGACCAGCAATCGTAGGTTTATTAATCAGCACCATTGGAAGTGCGGGGGTAATCTGGGTATTGGCAGGACTTTATTTAGTCAGCGCCGTGTTAACCAAGTTTATCACCATTCCAAAAGGAGTAGAATCACACAATTAA
- a CDS encoding glycerophosphodiester phosphodiesterase family protein: protein MKKLFFAGAILMLSLQASAQKLHKLNFKTVDEMYAYFEYAPGKKVISGHRGTIENHMPENAIPSMEEVLKHTLAIFEVDPRLTKDSIPVMVHDATLDRTTTGSGKVIDYTWADLKKLKLKDKQGQATKYKINTLDEMIAWAKGKTILNLDKKDLPMEMTAEIIKKHDAYAWVWVTVHNVEQAKFYLEKNPKQYLSMHIKTQQDLEKFVQSGLPFNRMIVYIGPEIKAANQGMYKFFHEKGVMCMISSAPTYDKLPTKEERAAKFRAVFADGASILESDLPIEVSQALK from the coding sequence ATGAAAAAACTATTTTTTGCAGGCGCTATATTGATGCTATCGCTTCAAGCCTCAGCCCAAAAGCTACATAAGCTAAACTTCAAGACCGTAGATGAGATGTACGCTTACTTCGAATATGCTCCGGGCAAGAAAGTGATCTCCGGACATAGAGGAACGATTGAGAATCATATGCCAGAGAACGCAATCCCTTCCATGGAAGAAGTTCTGAAGCATACGCTGGCCATCTTTGAGGTTGACCCTCGCTTGACTAAAGATAGTATTCCAGTGATGGTACATGACGCCACACTAGACCGCACAACGACGGGGTCTGGAAAGGTAATCGACTACACATGGGCAGACTTGAAAAAATTGAAGCTGAAAGATAAGCAAGGGCAAGCAACAAAATACAAGATCAATACATTAGACGAGATGATTGCCTGGGCGAAAGGAAAGACCATCCTAAATCTGGATAAGAAAGATCTTCCGATGGAGATGACAGCTGAAATCATCAAAAAGCATGACGCCTATGCTTGGGTATGGGTAACTGTGCACAACGTTGAGCAAGCAAAATTCTACTTGGAGAAGAACCCAAAGCAGTATCTCTCAATGCATATCAAAACACAACAGGATTTAGAGAAATTCGTTCAATCCGGGCTGCCATTTAATCGGATGATCGTTTATATTGGTCCGGAGATAAAAGCAGCGAACCAAGGCATGTACAAATTCTTTCACGAAAAAGGCGTGATGTGCATGATTTCATCGGCACCGACTTACGATAAACTTCCGACCAAAGAAGAACGCGCAGCGAAGTTTAGAGCGGTGTTTGCCGACGGAGCTTCAATTTTGGAATCAGATTTACCGATTGAAGTAAGCCAAGCGTTGAAATAG
- a CDS encoding histidine phosphatase family protein — translation MITICLLRHGETAYNADGNKYCGRTDIELTEKGLQQANRMNELLKEFSFDHIFSSPLKRAKNTAAIASGEEARVVADERLIEVDFGNWEGKRSDEFIAEDPESWDNWLSNPEEHAAGRTGETAKQVIERLNSFYNELMEKYDGKTILVVGHNGVNRLFMSSQLGMPLKNYRKIVQENSALTLITLDKHKGFNLLKLNA, via the coding sequence ATGATTACTATTTGCCTATTACGTCACGGTGAGACAGCATACAATGCCGACGGAAATAAATACTGCGGAAGAACGGATATAGAACTTACGGAAAAAGGACTTCAGCAGGCCAATCGTATGAACGAGCTGTTGAAAGAATTTAGCTTCGACCATATCTTTTCATCTCCGTTAAAGCGCGCTAAGAATACAGCAGCGATCGCTTCCGGCGAAGAAGCACGCGTGGTTGCCGACGAACGCCTTATCGAAGTAGACTTCGGTAATTGGGAAGGGAAGCGTTCGGACGAATTTATTGCTGAAGACCCAGAGTCTTGGGACAATTGGCTTTCCAATCCCGAAGAACATGCAGCAGGTCGTACAGGAGAAACAGCTAAGCAAGTTATTGAACGCTTAAATAGTTTCTATAATGAGCTGATGGAAAAGTATGATGGCAAAACTATCTTGGTTGTTGGACACAATGGCGTCAACCGTTTATTTATGTCGAGCCAACTTGGTATGCCTTTAAAGAACTATAGAAAGATTGTTCAAGAGAATTCTGCACTTACGCTGATAACATTGGATAAACATAAAGGTTTTAATTTGTTAAAGCTGAATGCTTAA
- a CDS encoding MFS transporter → MSKFILPIPAHKRRWFIIFVIFLAIVFNYYDRQIVSILKPMLKEEFDLGDDGYALVLNVFTVFYALMYPVSGWLVDKFGERKVMLGGILGWSIACLGGGFSRTFGSFLFFRGMLGAAEPTNFPAQLKVVTVWFSGKLRATANSLCVAGSSIGAIIAPPLVAWLAMRYNFHTVFIVAGVVGLIIALLWFLIYTEPPAEIRAEATGEQADQKEETAFTWGQLWSRKTLWGILLIRFVSDPVWYFCLFWLPGYLQEESGLTLAQIGMFGWIPFLVADIGAIGTSAWSDKMVRNGKEPLLARKIMLSSIAILAPLCCLTTYVTSPYLTIFIFALVAVACLSWLFTISVVIAEAFPVKNVASVLGIAGGFGALGAVLFNYFVGQMMGSLGAGTIFIAMAFMHPIAVLILWTMVKKEKPDENQAVIEA, encoded by the coding sequence ATGTCAAAATTTATACTGCCGATTCCAGCTCATAAACGTCGTTGGTTCATTATATTCGTCATTTTTCTGGCAATCGTTTTTAACTACTATGATCGTCAGATAGTTTCGATATTGAAACCGATGCTGAAAGAGGAGTTCGATTTAGGAGATGATGGTTATGCGTTGGTGTTGAATGTCTTTACGGTATTCTACGCGCTGATGTATCCGGTATCCGGATGGTTGGTTGATAAGTTTGGCGAGCGCAAGGTAATGCTTGGTGGTATTCTGGGCTGGTCGATTGCTTGTTTGGGCGGTGGCTTCTCACGGACTTTCGGCTCTTTCTTATTTTTTAGAGGAATGTTAGGAGCGGCAGAGCCAACTAACTTTCCAGCACAGCTTAAGGTAGTGACGGTTTGGTTTTCTGGAAAGCTTCGCGCTACGGCAAATAGTTTATGCGTGGCAGGTAGTTCTATTGGGGCAATCATTGCTCCGCCGTTGGTGGCATGGTTAGCCATGCGATATAATTTTCATACGGTTTTTATCGTTGCAGGGGTAGTGGGATTGATCATTGCGCTGCTTTGGTTTTTAATCTATACGGAGCCACCTGCAGAGATCAGAGCGGAGGCTACAGGTGAGCAAGCTGATCAGAAAGAAGAAACAGCTTTCACTTGGGGACAGCTGTGGAGCAGAAAGACCTTATGGGGTATTTTGCTTATTCGCTTTGTCAGCGATCCGGTATGGTATTTCTGTTTATTCTGGTTGCCGGGCTATTTGCAGGAGGAGAGCGGATTGACATTGGCACAGATTGGAATGTTCGGCTGGATACCGTTCTTAGTAGCAGATATCGGCGCGATTGGTACTTCAGCATGGTCTGATAAGATGGTTAGAAATGGTAAAGAGCCTTTGCTTGCCCGTAAGATCATGTTGAGCAGTATTGCCATATTGGCGCCCTTGTGTTGTCTAACGACCTATGTAACGAGTCCCTACCTGACGATCTTTATCTTTGCATTGGTAGCAGTAGCATGTTTAAGCTGGTTGTTTACTATCAGTGTTGTGATCGCGGAGGCTTTCCCGGTGAAGAACGTGGCTTCGGTATTGGGTATTGCAGGTGGATTTGGCGCATTAGGCGCAGTGTTGTTCAACTATTTTGTGGGTCAGATGATGGGTTCATTGGGTGCAGGAACCATCTTTATTGCAATGGCCTTTATGCATCCGATTGCTGTTTTGATTTTGTGGACTATGGTTAAGAAAGAGAAGCCGGACGAGAATCAAGCAGTTATAGAAGCGTAA
- a CDS encoding FGGY-family carbohydrate kinase yields MAQKEAYLIVDIGTGNARVGVATPTGEILSIKRENVHYESDTNYEESIFFNPNELWDQILHLAQDALTEVGEVKINAITATSQREGIVVIDAEGNSLLGMPNIDHRGRKWEKDLTDKDTVYNLSGRYPTSLFSAFKLVGVREVYPDLFDKIACVMSISDWIQYKFSGVTCYEHSQASETLLYDVEKKQWSNILLDLFHLPANILPQLKNATSVLGTILPEVANTLSISAEAAVVVGGGDTQLAIRSMDPSANDVVIVSGTTTPIIKIVDTYEKDADQRTWTSRHIDEHNFILEANAGVTGLNYQRLKEIFYPNEGYDVIERELEDATYSQCVASLGSLIADEEEPLTKGGFIFNAPVSHQLTRGSFVFAILWDIACSIYENYKFLCAVSPHNESYIWACGGGVESRKLRQFIANLFGKSIKIRDTFRQASVLGGVFVCNDALHVPNISPELLEEIHPQDHEEFEQLYLEWKNARKTFKQVGA; encoded by the coding sequence ATGGCACAAAAAGAAGCCTATTTAATAGTAGATATTGGTACGGGTAATGCTCGTGTTGGAGTAGCAACTCCTACCGGGGAGATCTTGAGTATCAAGCGCGAGAATGTTCATTACGAGTCCGATACGAACTACGAGGAATCCATTTTCTTTAATCCAAATGAGCTTTGGGACCAGATCTTGCATCTTGCTCAAGATGCACTGACTGAGGTAGGCGAGGTTAAGATTAATGCCATTACAGCAACTAGCCAACGTGAAGGAATTGTTGTTATTGACGCTGAGGGAAATTCTCTTCTGGGAATGCCAAATATCGATCATAGAGGACGTAAATGGGAAAAAGACCTCACCGATAAAGACACGGTTTACAACCTATCAGGACGTTATCCGACGTCGCTCTTCTCCGCTTTTAAATTAGTTGGTGTAAGGGAAGTCTATCCGGATCTATTCGACAAAATAGCTTGTGTGATGAGCATTAGCGACTGGATTCAATATAAGTTTTCTGGCGTTACGTGCTACGAGCATTCTCAAGCATCAGAAACTTTGCTTTACGATGTAGAGAAAAAACAATGGAGTAACATCTTGCTGGATTTGTTTCATCTTCCAGCGAACATATTGCCACAATTGAAAAATGCTACCTCTGTTCTTGGAACTATCCTTCCAGAGGTGGCAAATACCTTAAGCATTAGCGCGGAGGCAGCAGTAGTTGTCGGGGGAGGAGATACGCAATTGGCAATTCGCAGTATGGATCCGTCTGCAAACGACGTAGTCATTGTATCAGGGACGACGACACCAATCATCAAGATTGTAGATACCTATGAGAAAGATGCGGATCAACGGACTTGGACAAGCCGTCACATCGACGAGCATAACTTCATCCTCGAAGCGAACGCCGGTGTAACTGGGTTGAACTATCAGCGCTTGAAAGAAATCTTCTATCCAAATGAAGGTTATGATGTTATTGAACGTGAATTAGAGGATGCAACCTACTCGCAATGTGTTGCCTCGTTAGGATCACTGATTGCCGATGAGGAAGAGCCTTTGACCAAAGGAGGCTTTATCTTCAATGCACCGGTATCACATCAATTAACGCGTGGCAGTTTTGTATTCGCTATTCTTTGGGATATTGCATGCAGTATCTACGAAAACTACAAGTTCTTATGCGCTGTTTCGCCGCATAACGAATCCTATATCTGGGCATGTGGCGGCGGAGTAGAAAGCCGTAAGCTACGTCAGTTTATCGCCAATCTCTTTGGCAAGAGCATCAAAATACGCGACACATTCCGCCAGGCTTCTGTGCTCGGAGGAGTATTCGTATGTAATGACGCGTTGCATGTTCCGAACATCAGCCCTGAGCTGTTAGAAGAAATCCATCCGCAAGACCATGAAGAATTCGAGCAATTGTATTTGGAGTGGAAAAATGCGCGTAAAACCTTTAAACAAGTAGGAGCATAG
- a CDS encoding NAD(P)-dependent oxidoreductase: MKVLLTAPYENEKALKELEGLFDEIVYRSWKPHGRAYNPEELNALIQETGVDALISEHDEITADVLRANPELKFVGICRGTPSNIDLAVATELGIPVFNTPARNAQAVAEMFIANVITLMRNTIPGINWLEGKNWGEGAHTSYLQFKGNELAGKRVGMVGFGAVGQHIARMLVNFPCEIYYFDPYYTDENTEFKKVELDELFAACDVIGIHLPVTNETKGMIDKKYLSLMKSDAIFVNTARATVVNREDLLDIIENGKIRGAVLDVFYNEPPDEIDYKMILNKNVLATPHIAGATHEVEDHHAFIMNNNLREFFINGNKSIKQLVNKAVLDKTTIQ, from the coding sequence ATGAAAGTATTACTTACAGCGCCTTACGAGAATGAGAAAGCTTTGAAAGAGTTGGAAGGCCTTTTTGATGAAATTGTTTACCGTTCATGGAAACCTCATGGACGCGCATATAATCCTGAAGAGTTAAATGCATTGATTCAGGAAACGGGAGTTGATGCCTTGATCTCGGAGCACGATGAGATTACTGCTGACGTTCTGCGTGCGAATCCGGAATTGAAATTCGTTGGAATTTGCCGTGGTACACCGTCCAATATTGATTTAGCAGTTGCTACAGAATTGGGCATCCCCGTATTTAACACGCCGGCGAGAAATGCGCAAGCGGTTGCCGAGATGTTTATTGCTAATGTAATCACCTTGATGCGCAATACCATCCCAGGAATCAACTGGTTAGAAGGAAAGAACTGGGGCGAAGGAGCCCATACATCATACTTGCAGTTTAAGGGCAATGAATTGGCTGGTAAGCGCGTTGGTATGGTAGGCTTCGGAGCAGTAGGACAGCACATTGCTCGTATGCTTGTCAATTTCCCATGTGAAATCTATTACTTTGATCCATATTATACCGATGAAAATACCGAATTCAAAAAGGTTGAATTGGATGAGTTATTTGCAGCGTGTGATGTTATTGGTATCCACTTGCCGGTGACTAATGAGACCAAAGGTATGATCGACAAGAAATACCTTTCATTGATGAAATCGGATGCTATCTTCGTTAATACCGCACGTGCTACAGTTGTTAATCGCGAAGATTTACTGGACATCATCGAGAATGGTAAAATCAGAGGAGCTGTGTTGGATGTATTCTACAATGAACCACCTGATGAGATCGACTATAAGATGATCTTGAACAAAAACGTGTTGGCAACGCCACATATCGCGGGAGCTACACACGAGGTGGAAGATCACCACGCATTTATTATGAACAATAACCTGCGTGAGTTCTTCATCAACGGCAACAAGTCGATAAAACAACTGGTTAACAAAGCAGTTTTAGATAAAACAACGATTCAATAA
- a CDS encoding endonuclease/exonuclease/phosphatase family protein, whose translation MNDFNNSSRRNFIKQAGLLAGLPFLDTKQALALDSRKADTGFRVLSCNIRVDLPEDNAKGQGWQHRREACIQVIKKQQADLIGFQEVLRNQFLDLKNELKDYFAFGFDGPEMDKFKEGYHGIAKNPILFSKKRFELITAGGYWLSETPLIAGSISWGSARARNCSWVRLLDKKTNKEIRLINLHLDHVSNEAKLAQIKLVLEEAAQYQDDFPQIITGDFNNGYGAGLYPEIINAGWKDSYVLSNGDAKPEGTTNAFRPDDAERNAKAKKIDFIFIKGPLNASKSVIIKDRWKNIVPSDHWFLSADINYI comes from the coding sequence ATGAATGATTTTAATAACTCTTCAAGGAGAAACTTTATAAAACAGGCGGGCCTTTTAGCGGGTCTGCCTTTTCTTGACACGAAACAAGCTCTTGCTTTGGATTCGCGAAAAGCAGATACTGGCTTCCGGGTTCTTTCATGTAATATCCGTGTGGATCTTCCGGAAGATAATGCGAAAGGGCAGGGCTGGCAACATCGACGTGAAGCCTGTATCCAGGTAATCAAAAAGCAGCAAGCCGACTTGATTGGCTTTCAGGAAGTTCTTAGAAATCAGTTCTTGGACTTAAAGAATGAACTGAAAGACTACTTTGCTTTTGGATTTGATGGCCCGGAGATGGATAAGTTCAAAGAAGGCTATCATGGAATTGCGAAGAATCCTATTCTTTTTTCAAAGAAGCGCTTTGAATTGATCACGGCGGGGGGCTATTGGTTGTCCGAAACTCCACTAATCGCAGGAAGTATCTCCTGGGGAAGCGCCAGAGCGAGAAACTGCAGTTGGGTTCGACTGCTCGATAAAAAGACGAACAAAGAAATCCGACTGATCAACTTGCATCTGGATCACGTAAGTAATGAAGCAAAGCTTGCTCAGATTAAACTGGTACTTGAGGAGGCAGCGCAATATCAAGACGATTTTCCGCAGATTATTACCGGAGATTTCAACAATGGATATGGCGCGGGCTTGTATCCGGAGATCATTAATGCTGGTTGGAAAGATAGCTATGTATTGAGCAACGGCGATGCAAAGCCGGAAGGCACTACGAATGCGTTCCGTCCGGATGATGCAGAACGAAATGCGAAAGCAAAGAAGATTGATTTCATCTTCATTAAAGGTCCGTTGAATGCTTCAAAGTCGGTTATCATAAAAGATCGCTGGAAGAATATCGTGCCTAGTGACCATTGGTTTTTGTCAGCAGACATTAATTATATCTAA